A window of Candidatus Thorarchaeota archaeon genomic DNA:
CACGCTGAATCTCATGGTGTAACTCTTCAGTGCGCTCTTCGCTTTCTAAGACTTCAGAAGGAAGATTTTCAAACATAGATTCAATATATTTCAACTGCAAGAGCAGATTATTGGCAAGATTTCTTGAAGATTCTATTTCGTAACCATCAGCAGCAGCCTTGTGATCCAAACTAACTTCTTGAAGCATCAATACACGACGGATTGCATCATAGGCATGCCACTCCTCGGTGAAACGATTCGCCTGACGCTCCGCAATTGTCATTGCTTCTTCGCTACGGCCTTCTTCCATCAGAATTCGGCACAAATCTTCAGCCACCTGATGACTCTTGGGTTCTTTTCTCAGTTGGTTCTTATACAGTTTAATTGCTTCATTAATCTGAAGACAGCTATCAAGATACCGACCAAGTGAAAA
This region includes:
- a CDS encoding tetratricopeptide repeat protein, producing the protein MDSAEEVIKKGYRLIEEGDSEEAVELFQKALERFGDDVDIKTGLAEALLGDARDQEAEALLREILKKHPHHERAVFSLGRYLDSCLQINEAIKLYKNQLRKEPKSHQVAEDLCRILMEEGRSEEAMTIAERQANRFTEEWHAYDAIRRVLMLQEVSLDHKAAADGYEIESSRNLANNLLLQLKYIESMFENLPSEVLESEERTEELHHEIQRVTAELEHLLEAMEKRGWKFPKDFRQRIQSAVRRAEERIKEG